Proteins found in one Crassostrea angulata isolate pt1a10 chromosome 3, ASM2561291v2, whole genome shotgun sequence genomic segment:
- the LOC128176299 gene encoding uncharacterized protein LOC128176299 isoform X2: MASPAKLVKRDFGSFHASNVQELINLPDSEYEPPAFPEGLEIPSFIPHDIEFGQKFRDDHTLLEKSCTFLNHGAFGAVMKETLDYAQKWQRYTERQPLRFYDRELLPHLAYVTRRLAKFVGCYPKDLLLMNNATTAINTVVKNIDIQKGDRVYCLNVTYGAVKKLLKWICQQKGAVYQEETIDFPLKGPNSVIDLVKTTLQPGTKLAVFDHIPSNAPFILPVEELSKICQDRNIPILIDGAHALGSMNLQLNRFSPDYYVSNCHKWFSCPKGSAFLYVKETKQLQIRPLVVSHGFDSGFNSEFIWTGLHDYSPYLAMHVMMNFWEDIGKERILNYMYDLRKEACKYLTREWKTELPIPEECLGPMSLVELPPSLYKSLNHVDYSTAEQIQNILYHEYDIEVPIKALQEKLYVRISAHLYNNFEEYVKLAKSVLKIAPL, translated from the exons AGCGAATATGAACCACCAGCTTTCCCAGAAGGTCTAGAAATCCCAAGTTTTATTCCACATGACATAGAATTCGGACAAAAATTTCGAGATGATCACACACTTCTTGag AAATCctgtacatttttaaatcatGGAGCGTTTGGCGCAGTTATGAAAGAAACATTGGATTATGCACAG AAATGGCAACGGTACACAGAAAGACAGCCCTTGCGATTTTATGACCGTGAACTTTTGCCCCACCTTGCTTACGTCACTAGACGTCTGGCCAAATTTGTTG GATGTTATCCGAAGGACCTTTTGTTAATGAACAATGCAACTACAGCTATCAACACAGTGGTGAAGAACATTGACATACAGAAAGGAGATAGAGTCTACTGCTTAAATGTTACATATG GAGCAGTGAAAAAACTACTGAAATGGATTTGCCAGCAAAAAGGAGCTGTTTACCAAGAGGAAACCATTGACTTTCCGCTGAAAGGGCCAAACTCT GTCATAGATCTTGTCAAGACAACTCTGCAGCCTGGTACGAAATTGGCAGTCTTCGACCACATCCCAAGCAATGCTCCCTTTATACTACCAGTGGAAGAACTAAGCAAGATTTGTCAAGACCG aaacattCCAATTCTGATTGACGGCGCTCATGCTTTGGGATCCATGAATCTTCAATTAAATCGCTTTAGTCCCGACTATTATGTTAGCAATTGCCATAAATGGTTCAGTTGTCCCAAAGGGAGTGCGTTTTTGTATGTCAAAGAAACCAAGCAACTGCAAATAAGGCCTCTTGTCGTTTCGCATGGATTTGATTCCGGTTTTAACTCTGAATTTATTTGGACAG GGCTACACGATTATAGCCCCTATCTGGCAATGCATGTCATGATGAACTTTTGGGAGGATATAGGCAAGGAGAGAATccttaactacatgtatgatctTCGCAAAGAAGCAT GTAAATATCTAACCAGGGAATGGAAGACAGAATTGCCTATACCTGAAGAATGTTTAG GTCCAATGTCTCTGGTGGAGCTGCCACCATCTTTATACAAATCATTAAACCATGTAGATTATTCAACGGCTGAACAGATACAAAACATTCTGTATCATGAATATGATATTGAG GTGCCAATAAAAGCACTTCAAGAAAAACTGTATGTTAGAATATCAGCTCATCTGTACAACAACTTTGAGGAATATGTCAAACTGGCTAAGTCGGTATTGAAAATAGCACCTTTATAA
- the LOC128176299 gene encoding uncharacterized protein LOC128176299 isoform X1 gives MASPAKLVKRDFGSFHASNVQELINLPDSEYEPPAFPEGLEIPSFIPHDIEFGQKFRDDHTLLEKSCTFLNHGAFGAVMKETLDYAQKWQRYTERQPLRFYDRELLPHLAYVTRRLAKFVGCYPKDLLLMNNATTAINTVVKNIDIQKGDRVYCLNVTYGAVKKLLKWICQQKGAVYQEETIDFPLKGPNSVIDLVKTTLQPGTKLAVFDHIPSNAPFILPVEELSKICQDRNIPILIDGAHALGSMNLQLNRFSPDYYVSNCHKWFSCPKGSAFLYVKETKQLQIRPLVVSHGFDSGFNSEFIWTGLHDYSPYLAMHVMMNFWEDIGKERILNYMYDLRKEACKYLTREWKTELPIPEECLGPMSLVELPPSLYKSLNHVDYSTAEQIQNILYHEYDIEIVVNIIKSLFKNHCSNFNWWPGLKVPIKALQEKLYVRISAHLYNNFEEYVKLAKSVLKIAPL, from the exons AGCGAATATGAACCACCAGCTTTCCCAGAAGGTCTAGAAATCCCAAGTTTTATTCCACATGACATAGAATTCGGACAAAAATTTCGAGATGATCACACACTTCTTGag AAATCctgtacatttttaaatcatGGAGCGTTTGGCGCAGTTATGAAAGAAACATTGGATTATGCACAG AAATGGCAACGGTACACAGAAAGACAGCCCTTGCGATTTTATGACCGTGAACTTTTGCCCCACCTTGCTTACGTCACTAGACGTCTGGCCAAATTTGTTG GATGTTATCCGAAGGACCTTTTGTTAATGAACAATGCAACTACAGCTATCAACACAGTGGTGAAGAACATTGACATACAGAAAGGAGATAGAGTCTACTGCTTAAATGTTACATATG GAGCAGTGAAAAAACTACTGAAATGGATTTGCCAGCAAAAAGGAGCTGTTTACCAAGAGGAAACCATTGACTTTCCGCTGAAAGGGCCAAACTCT GTCATAGATCTTGTCAAGACAACTCTGCAGCCTGGTACGAAATTGGCAGTCTTCGACCACATCCCAAGCAATGCTCCCTTTATACTACCAGTGGAAGAACTAAGCAAGATTTGTCAAGACCG aaacattCCAATTCTGATTGACGGCGCTCATGCTTTGGGATCCATGAATCTTCAATTAAATCGCTTTAGTCCCGACTATTATGTTAGCAATTGCCATAAATGGTTCAGTTGTCCCAAAGGGAGTGCGTTTTTGTATGTCAAAGAAACCAAGCAACTGCAAATAAGGCCTCTTGTCGTTTCGCATGGATTTGATTCCGGTTTTAACTCTGAATTTATTTGGACAG GGCTACACGATTATAGCCCCTATCTGGCAATGCATGTCATGATGAACTTTTGGGAGGATATAGGCAAGGAGAGAATccttaactacatgtatgatctTCGCAAAGAAGCAT GTAAATATCTAACCAGGGAATGGAAGACAGAATTGCCTATACCTGAAGAATGTTTAG GTCCAATGTCTCTGGTGGAGCTGCCACCATCTTTATACAAATCATTAAACCATGTAGATTATTCAACGGCTGAACAGATACAAAACATTCTGTATCATGAATATGATATTGAG ATAGTTGTAAACATCATAAAAAGCCTGTTCAAGAATCATTGCTCAAATTTCAACTGGTGGCCAGGTTTgaag GTGCCAATAAAAGCACTTCAAGAAAAACTGTATGTTAGAATATCAGCTCATCTGTACAACAACTTTGAGGAATATGTCAAACTGGCTAAGTCGGTATTGAAAATAGCACCTTTATAA
- the LOC128176299 gene encoding uncharacterized protein LOC128176299 isoform X3, with product MKETLDYAQKWQRYTERQPLRFYDRELLPHLAYVTRRLAKFVGCYPKDLLLMNNATTAINTVVKNIDIQKGDRVYCLNVTYGAVKKLLKWICQQKGAVYQEETIDFPLKGPNSVIDLVKTTLQPGTKLAVFDHIPSNAPFILPVEELSKICQDRNIPILIDGAHALGSMNLQLNRFSPDYYVSNCHKWFSCPKGSAFLYVKETKQLQIRPLVVSHGFDSGFNSEFIWTGLHDYSPYLAMHVMMNFWEDIGKERILNYMYDLRKEACKYLTREWKTELPIPEECLGPMSLVELPPSLYKSLNHVDYSTAEQIQNILYHEYDIEIVVNIIKSLFKNHCSNFNWWPGLKVPIKALQEKLYVRISAHLYNNFEEYVKLAKSVLKIAPL from the exons ATGAAAGAAACATTGGATTATGCACAG AAATGGCAACGGTACACAGAAAGACAGCCCTTGCGATTTTATGACCGTGAACTTTTGCCCCACCTTGCTTACGTCACTAGACGTCTGGCCAAATTTGTTG GATGTTATCCGAAGGACCTTTTGTTAATGAACAATGCAACTACAGCTATCAACACAGTGGTGAAGAACATTGACATACAGAAAGGAGATAGAGTCTACTGCTTAAATGTTACATATG GAGCAGTGAAAAAACTACTGAAATGGATTTGCCAGCAAAAAGGAGCTGTTTACCAAGAGGAAACCATTGACTTTCCGCTGAAAGGGCCAAACTCT GTCATAGATCTTGTCAAGACAACTCTGCAGCCTGGTACGAAATTGGCAGTCTTCGACCACATCCCAAGCAATGCTCCCTTTATACTACCAGTGGAAGAACTAAGCAAGATTTGTCAAGACCG aaacattCCAATTCTGATTGACGGCGCTCATGCTTTGGGATCCATGAATCTTCAATTAAATCGCTTTAGTCCCGACTATTATGTTAGCAATTGCCATAAATGGTTCAGTTGTCCCAAAGGGAGTGCGTTTTTGTATGTCAAAGAAACCAAGCAACTGCAAATAAGGCCTCTTGTCGTTTCGCATGGATTTGATTCCGGTTTTAACTCTGAATTTATTTGGACAG GGCTACACGATTATAGCCCCTATCTGGCAATGCATGTCATGATGAACTTTTGGGAGGATATAGGCAAGGAGAGAATccttaactacatgtatgatctTCGCAAAGAAGCAT GTAAATATCTAACCAGGGAATGGAAGACAGAATTGCCTATACCTGAAGAATGTTTAG GTCCAATGTCTCTGGTGGAGCTGCCACCATCTTTATACAAATCATTAAACCATGTAGATTATTCAACGGCTGAACAGATACAAAACATTCTGTATCATGAATATGATATTGAG ATAGTTGTAAACATCATAAAAAGCCTGTTCAAGAATCATTGCTCAAATTTCAACTGGTGGCCAGGTTTgaag GTGCCAATAAAAGCACTTCAAGAAAAACTGTATGTTAGAATATCAGCTCATCTGTACAACAACTTTGAGGAATATGTCAAACTGGCTAAGTCGGTATTGAAAATAGCACCTTTATAA